The following proteins are co-located in the Carassius gibelio isolate Cgi1373 ecotype wild population from Czech Republic chromosome A9, carGib1.2-hapl.c, whole genome shotgun sequence genome:
- the LOC128020214 gene encoding uncharacterized protein LOC128020214, whose translation MLRKKQNWSQQIPYLLHAYNSTKNDATGYSPYFLMFGREARLPVDICFGTSADGMDDVSHSQYISNMKKDLKREYQLVMGEAEKVHQRNKRSYDKRVSFQSLNSGDRVLIKNLGLKGKHKLQPRWSPVPHVVCEKLPNIPVYRVKPEVGSGKVRTLHRDQLLPIGQLVRWPQSKVERNPVRKKKRIDVDAPALTNEDVLSSETSSEFEYNVSKPYRSKLEGTLKKNDPLPSKSELVWQEGNLLHESLSTEEGHLLHEEDAESDFSSSSNSSVRDEEESEEDTSGEEEESEPVREKRRIKPVVKLTYDEPGRSKDQPLTIVHRGVIIQIGKKVNHKKRKPVV comes from the coding sequence atgctgagaaaaaaacaaaattggAGCCAACAGATACCCTACTTGTTGCATGCTTACAATAGTACCAAGAATGATGCTACCGGGTACTCACCCTATTTCCTGATGTTCGGGAGAGAAGCCCGGCTACCTGTAGACATCTGTTTTGGCACTTCAGCAGATGGGATGGATGATGTGTCCCACTCACAATACATCAGCAATATGAAAAAAGATCTAAAACGGGAGTACCAGTTAGTAATGGGAGAGGCTGAGAAagtccatcaaaggaataaaagatcatatgacaaACGAGTGTCTTTCCAATCCTTGAATTCTGGGGATCGTGTGTTGATCAAGAACTTAGGGTTAAAGGGTAAACACAAGCTTCAACCCAGATGGAGTCCAGTACCCCATGTAGTCTGCGAGAAACTCCCAAATATACCAGTATATCGGGTAAAACCTGAAGTAGGAAGCGGAAAAGTCAGAACACTTCACAGAGATCAACTGTTACCCATAGGGCAACTGGTGAGGTGGCCACAAAGCAAAGTAGAGAGAAACCCGGTGAGGAAGAAGAAAAGGATTGATGTTGATGCTCCAGCACTGACAAATGAAGATGTATTATCCTCTGAAACTTCCTCTGAGTTTGAATACAATGTTTCAAAACCTTACAGATCAAAGCTGGAGGGAACACTGAAAAAGAACGACCCTTTGCCCAGTAAGTCAGAATTGGTATGGCAGGAGGGGAACCTGCTCCACGAAAGCCTTTCTACTGAGGAAGGACACTTGTTACATGAAGAGGATGCAGAGAGCGACTTTTCAAGTTCGTCCAATTCCTCTGTAAGAGATGAAGAGGAAAGTGAAGAAGACACAAGTGGGGAGGAAGAAGAAAGTGAACCAGTTAGGGAAAAAAGGAGAATAAAGCCAGTTGTTAAACTCACCTATGATGAGCCTGGGAGGTCAAAAGATCAGCCCCTAACTATTGTTCACAGAGGAGTAATAATTCAAATAGGAAAGAAAGTAAATCACAAGAAACGTAAACCAGTAGTGTAG